GGGCCCCAGCCGCTGGTGGCCCGGAGAGACCCCCTTCGAGGTGGCCATCGGGGCCATCCTCACCCAAAACGCCTCCTGGACCAACGTGGAACAGGCCATCGCCAACCTCAAGTCCGCCGGACTCTTTGCCCCCAAGGCCATGTACGATCTGCCCGAGGCCCGTCTGGCCGAACTCATCCGGCCCTCGGGCTATTTCCGGCTCAAGGCCGGGCGTTTGAAAAACCTCCTGGGATTTCTCAAGGCCGAGTGCGGGTTCGACATCACGGCCCTGGCCGGTCGCGACCTTCCGGCCATGCGGGAAAAATTCCTGGCCGTGCGCGGCATCGGCCCTGAAACCGCCGACAGCATCCTGCTCTACGCCCTGGACTATCCGACCTTCGTGGTGGACGCCTACACCCGCCGCCTGCTCACCCGGCACGGCCTGCTCCCCGAGGAGGCGACGTACGACGAGATGCGCGAATTCTTCATGGATGTCCTGGACCCCGACCCGAGGCTCTTCAACGAATACCACGCCCTGATCGTGCGCACCGGCAAATCCTGGTGCAAAAAGGCCACGGGCCGGTGTGAACCGTGCCCTTTGGCGCGCTTTGTCCCATGACCCGCACCCAGGCGGCATCCCCCCGCATCCAGGCTGCATCCGTATGACGCATCCGGACAGTGCATCGACCCCGGGCCGTTGTTCCGAAGAACGCCCGGACACCGTTCCCAGGCTGCCCCCCGCGAGACGACCGCTCATGGCCAAGCCCCATCCCGACACCCCGGCCGCGCCATGCCCCGGCCGCCGGACAGGCCTGCGCCGGGCGGCCCTGGCGTTTTTTTTGGCGGCCTGCGTCTTTTTGTGCGGGCATCCGGCAGGAGCCCAGCCCGGCGCCGCCGACGCCAGCCCCGAGGCCGAGTTGGAAACGGAGATCGCCAGGCACAAGGAGACGGCCAGCGCGCGCCGCAAGGCCATGGAGCAGCTCACGGCCGAGGAACGTCGGCTGGGGGCCGGGCTGGCCGGGCTCGAGGCCAAGGTGGGGGCGCTCTCGGGCCAGCTTGCGGAGAAGGAGCGGCTGGTACGCGAGGTCATGGTCGAAGAGGCCCGGCTGTCGGCGGAACACGCCGCCCTCACCCGGCAGCTTGCCGCCGCCCGGTCGCACATGTCCGAGCTTCTGGCCGCGCTGTGGCCGGTGCATCTGCACAACATCGAATCCAAGGCCGCCGGGCTGTCCTCCTGGGAGGAGGCCGACCGCCGCTTCACCTGGCTGGCCGAACTCTACGGCGCGGCCGGGCAGTCCTACGCCGCCTATCGCGAGCAGTCCGCCCGGCTGGCCGCCAACATGGCCGCCCAGGAAACCGCCCGAACCCGGCTGGCGGCGGCCAGGGCCGAGGCCGAAAAGAGCAAGGACGCCCTTTTGGCCGAGCAGCTCGAATTTTCCAAACAGTTGCGCAACGTCCGCCGACGCATCGTCAGCGAGGAAGAGCAGCTCAAGGAAATCCTGCGCACCATCGTCGACCTCGACGCCCGCATGTCCGCCGCCAAGGCCGCCCCCGTGCCCGTAGTCCGGGGAACCATGGCCTGGCCCGTTCCCGGCACGCCCATCTCCACCTTCGACCCCGGGGCCGATCCGCCCCGGCGGGGCATGGGCTTTTCCTGCGCCAAGGACGCCCCGGTGCGCGCCGTGTCCGCCGGCAAGGTGGTCTTTACCGATCTGTTGCGCGGCATGGGCAAGGTGGTTATTGTCTCCCACGGCGACGGACATTTCACGGTGTACGCCTATCTGGCCGACATCACCGTCTCCATGGGACAGGACGTGACCGGCGCCGATCACGTCGGCCATGCCGGGTTCTATCCGCCGGCGGGCGGCCCGGGACTTTATTTTGAATTGCGTTTTCACGAGAAAGCCATTAACCCCGTGGAGTGGCTGGCCGTCCGTGATTGACGCGCGTGAATCCGAACATATCGTCCCTTGCTACGGGACAGGTTTCGCCAGGCCCCTGGAGGCTTCTATGCGTTTCCGGCATTCCCTGTGCGCTTTTGCGACCATCCTGGTCATCTGCCAGGCCGCTTCCGTCCTGGCTGCGGCAACCGAGGAAGATCGTTTTGCGCCGCTGAAAAGGTTCAGCCAGGTCATGGATCTGGTGGAAAACCATTACGTCAAAAGCGTCACCCGAAGCGAACTCATCGACGGGGCCATCGTGGGCATGCTGCAGCAGCTCGACCCCCATTCGAGTTTCCTCTCCAAAGAGGAATTCAAAGAGATGCAGGTCAGCACCTCGGGCGAGTTCGGGGGCATCGGCATCGAGATCAGCCTGGAAAACGGCCGCCTCACGGTCATCTCCCCCATCGACGACACCCCTGCCGACAAAGCCGGGATCAAGGCCGGGGACATCATCCTGGAGATCGACGACCAGCCCACCCAGGACATGACCCTGGTGGACGCCGTGCAGAAGATACGCGGCCCCAAGGGCAAGGCCGTCAGCCTGACCATCCTGCACAAGGACGCCCAAAAGCCCCTCAAGGTGCGCGTCGTCCGCGACACCATCCCCATCATCAGCGTCAAAAAGACCGAGCTTGAGCCCGGCTACCTTTTGCTGCGCGTCAGCCGCTTCAACGAAAACACCACCAGCGAGCTCAAAGACGCCCTGAAGGACTACGGCAAGGGCGGCACGCCGCTCAAAGGGGTCATCCTCGACCTGCGCAACAACCCCGGCGGCCTTTTGGAACAGGCCGTGAGCGTCTCGGACATGTTTTTGCCCTCGGGAAAAATCGTGTCCATCAAGGGCAAAAACAACGACCAGCGCAAGGACTTCGAGGCCCGGGGCGAATCCGGCGAGGTCGCCGCGCCCACGGTGGTGCTCATCAACGCCGGCTCGGCGTCGGCCTCGGAGATCGTGGCCGGGGCGTTGCAGGATCACAAACGGGCCCTGCTCATCGGCGAGAAGACCTTCGGCAAGGGGTCCGTGCAGACGGTCATCCCCCTGTCCGACGGCTCGGGCATCAAACTGACTACGGCCCTCTATTATACGCCCAACGGCCGCTCCATCCAGGCCGAGGGCATCGAGCCGGACTTCAAGGTGCCCCTGCAGGACGTCGCGTCCGAGAAGGACTTGACCAACGGCATGCACCAGTTCCGGGAGAAAGACCTCACCCGGCACCTGGAAAACCGCAAGGACGCCAAGTCCGACAGCGACGATCCCAAGCAAAAAGTCAAAGAGCAACTGGAACGGGACAACCAGCTCAAGCTGGCCCTGGAACTGGTCAAGACCGTGCCCATCCAGGCCCTCGTCAAGTAACGCGCGTCCCCGGGCCGCCGTCCGCTCCCCGCCAGGGGAACGGGCGGCGGCGACTCGGCCACGGCCCGGCCATTTTGGGCCACGCCCATGGCCCCCTGACCACGGACCCCACCCCGGCCTTCGGGCCCAAACCCCCGGCGGCCGGGCCTGCCTGCGACCGCTCCCGCACGATATGGCCGCACCCAAAAAGAAAAAAACGTCCCGCACCAAGAAAAAGGCCGCCTGGTGGCCGACGCTGCAAAAAAAGCTCTCCCAACCCGGTGTCCTTCTCTTTGCGGCCGGGATCACCCTGGGCGTCACCCTGGTCGTGGTGGGCCTCCTGCTGTTCGGTTCGCAAAGCCGCACCCCGGACGGACGATTGATCCTGGAGCGGTCCCACGCCGACCGACCGGCGGCCAAGGCCGCCCCGGAGCGCAAAGAAAAACCCGGGAAAGACGCCCCCGCCGTCCGGCCGCTTCCGGCCGAACCTGCGGACGCCCCCTCTCCGGCCCCGGCCGACGGATCGGCTTCCGGCCCGGCCCTCTCCAAAGAACCGGCCATGGCCTACGAGGAGCATTTCACCGGGAAGCGGGAACTGACGCCCGAGATGGAGGTGGTCCGGGAATATCGCGGCGCGGTGGTGGTCCCGGCCGATCCGCGCCAGACGCCCGCCCCGGCCGCTCCCTCCCCCGAGACGCCCGCCCCGTCGCCGGACGCGCCGCGAATGGCCGTGGTCATCGACGACCTGGGCGACAGCGTGACGTTCGCCAAGGAACTTCTCAAGCTCGATTTCCCCGTGACCATGGCCATCCTGCCCTTCCGGCCCCATTCCTCCGACGTGGACGCCCTGGCCGCCCGGCACGGGGCCCAGGTTCTCCTGCACCAGCCCATGCAGCCGCAAGGCTATCCCGGGGTCAATCCCGGCCGGGGGGCGCTCACCGTGGGCATGTCCCCGGAACGCATCCAGGCCGCCCTGGACGAAAACCTGGCCCAGACCCCCAACGCCTCGGGGGTCAACAACCACATGGGCTCGCGCTTCACCGAGGACACGGCGGGCATGGCCGTGGTCCTGGAGCACCTGGCCGAAAAAAATCTCTTTTTCCTGGACAGCCTGACCACCCACAAAAGCGGCGTCCCGGCCGCAGCGGCCAAAACCGGCAGCGAATACCGCCGCCGCTACGTCTTTCTGGACAACACCCGGGACGTCCGGACCATCCTGCGCCAGCTCAAAACCACCGAGGCCCTGGCCCTCAAGACCGGGCAGGCCCTGGCCATCGGCCATCCCTATCCCGAGACCCTGGAGGCCCTGCGGGCCTTCGCCGCCAGCCGTGACAAGCGCCTGACCATGGTCCGGGCCGGGGACATGTCTCCGGAACGCCTGCGCACCGCCGCCTCCGGTTCGGATTGATCCGGCCCAGCGGATGATTTATCCTTGCCTGCCATGATGAAAAACATGCCCACTTCCCGTTACCCTCACCCAGGAGGAATACCGTCATGAAACGCCCGGGAATCGCCTGTCTGTGGGCCTTTATCCTGACCCTGGCCGCCGTCCCGGCCCTGGCCGCGCCGTATGTGGTGTCCATCAGCCAGATCGTGGAGCATCCGGCCCTGGACGCCGTGCGCAACGGTTTTGTCGAAGGACTTAAGAAAAATGGCGTGGAGGCCACGGTGAACGTGCATATCGCCCAGGGAAACCCGGCGGTCAACGTGCAGATCGCCAGCCAGATGCTCGGGGAGAAACCCGATCTGGTCATGGCCATCGCCACCCCCTCGGCCCAGGCCGCAGCCCAGAAGATCAAGGACATTCCCGTGCTGTTCTCTGCCGTCTCCGACCCTGTGGGCGCAGGCCTTGTGGCCTCCCTTGACGCCCCGGGCGGCAACGTCACCGGCATGACGGACATGAGCCCCGTGGACCGGCAGCTCGAACTGATGCGCGAGATCAAGCCGGACTTACATACCCTGGGCGTCATCTACAACGCCGGGGAGGCCAACTCCGTCAGCCAGCTTGAACTGCTCAAGGCCGAGGCCAAAAAACGCGGCATCGACACCGTAGAGGCCACCGTGACCAATTCCAGCGGTGTCTTCCAGGCGGCCAAAAGCCTGGTGGGCAAGTGCGACGCGATCTACATCCCCCTGGACAACACCGTGGTCTCGGCCCTGGAGTCGGCCATCAAGATCTGCACGGAGAGCAAACTGCCGCTTTTCAGTTCGGACAATGATTCCGTGCCGCGCGGCACCATCGCCGCCGTGGCCATCGACTATGGCCGCATGGGCGAACAGACGGCGGTCATGGCCAAACGCATCCTGGTGGGCGGAAAAAAGCCCGCCGCC
Above is a genomic segment from Desulfolutivibrio sulfodismutans DSM 3696 containing:
- a CDS encoding endonuclease III domain-containing protein, with translation MNRQSLLMNMFQAMLDTLGPSRWWPGETPFEVAIGAILTQNASWTNVEQAIANLKSAGLFAPKAMYDLPEARLAELIRPSGYFRLKAGRLKNLLGFLKAECGFDITALAGRDLPAMREKFLAVRGIGPETADSILLYALDYPTFVVDAYTRRLLTRHGLLPEEATYDEMREFFMDVLDPDPRLFNEYHALIVRTGKSWCKKATGRCEPCPLARFVP
- a CDS encoding murein hydrolase activator EnvC family protein, which produces MAKPHPDTPAAPCPGRRTGLRRAALAFFLAACVFLCGHPAGAQPGAADASPEAELETEIARHKETASARRKAMEQLTAEERRLGAGLAGLEAKVGALSGQLAEKERLVREVMVEEARLSAEHAALTRQLAAARSHMSELLAALWPVHLHNIESKAAGLSSWEEADRRFTWLAELYGAAGQSYAAYREQSARLAANMAAQETARTRLAAARAEAEKSKDALLAEQLEFSKQLRNVRRRIVSEEEQLKEILRTIVDLDARMSAAKAAPVPVVRGTMAWPVPGTPISTFDPGADPPRRGMGFSCAKDAPVRAVSAGKVVFTDLLRGMGKVVIVSHGDGHFTVYAYLADITVSMGQDVTGADHVGHAGFYPPAGGPGLYFELRFHEKAINPVEWLAVRD
- a CDS encoding S41 family peptidase, whose amino-acid sequence is MRFRHSLCAFATILVICQAASVLAAATEEDRFAPLKRFSQVMDLVENHYVKSVTRSELIDGAIVGMLQQLDPHSSFLSKEEFKEMQVSTSGEFGGIGIEISLENGRLTVISPIDDTPADKAGIKAGDIILEIDDQPTQDMTLVDAVQKIRGPKGKAVSLTILHKDAQKPLKVRVVRDTIPIISVKKTELEPGYLLLRVSRFNENTTSELKDALKDYGKGGTPLKGVILDLRNNPGGLLEQAVSVSDMFLPSGKIVSIKGKNNDQRKDFEARGESGEVAAPTVVLINAGSASASEIVAGALQDHKRALLIGEKTFGKGSVQTVIPLSDGSGIKLTTALYYTPNGRSIQAEGIEPDFKVPLQDVASEKDLTNGMHQFREKDLTRHLENRKDAKSDSDDPKQKVKEQLERDNQLKLALELVKTVPIQALVK
- a CDS encoding divergent polysaccharide deacetylase family protein — its product is MAAPKKKKTSRTKKKAAWWPTLQKKLSQPGVLLFAAGITLGVTLVVVGLLLFGSQSRTPDGRLILERSHADRPAAKAAPERKEKPGKDAPAVRPLPAEPADAPSPAPADGSASGPALSKEPAMAYEEHFTGKRELTPEMEVVREYRGAVVVPADPRQTPAPAAPSPETPAPSPDAPRMAVVIDDLGDSVTFAKELLKLDFPVTMAILPFRPHSSDVDALAARHGAQVLLHQPMQPQGYPGVNPGRGALTVGMSPERIQAALDENLAQTPNASGVNNHMGSRFTEDTAGMAVVLEHLAEKNLFFLDSLTTHKSGVPAAAAKTGSEYRRRYVFLDNTRDVRTILRQLKTTEALALKTGQALAIGHPYPETLEALRAFAASRDKRLTMVRAGDMSPERLRTAASGSD
- a CDS encoding ABC transporter substrate-binding protein codes for the protein MKRPGIACLWAFILTLAAVPALAAPYVVSISQIVEHPALDAVRNGFVEGLKKNGVEATVNVHIAQGNPAVNVQIASQMLGEKPDLVMAIATPSAQAAAQKIKDIPVLFSAVSDPVGAGLVASLDAPGGNVTGMTDMSPVDRQLELMREIKPDLHTLGVIYNAGEANSVSQLELLKAEAKKRGIDTVEATVTNSSGVFQAAKSLVGKCDAIYIPLDNTVVSALESAIKICTESKLPLFSSDNDSVPRGTIAAVAIDYGRMGEQTAVMAKRILVGGKKPAAMPVEQLQDLEVVVNKKAAADMGVTLPESVLKKADKIIE